The following proteins are co-located in the Halarcobacter sp. genome:
- the fumC gene encoding class II fumarate hydratase — protein MNYRIEKDTMGEIKVPNDKYWAAQTQRSIENFPIGNEKMPTEIIEGFAYLKKACAVVNNDLKRLEDNKCEAIIKACDEVLDKKLDGNFPLVVWQTGSGTQSNMNMNEVVANRATEILGYDFRKEKYVHPNDDVNKGQSSNDTYPTAMRISFVLELQKQLIPAIETLRDTLQLKSEKFNDIVKIGRTHLQDATPLTLGQELSGYVDMLTKALMQIDDSMKYLVELAIGGTAVGTGLNSHPEFSNMVCEVLNKHTNTQYRFKSHPNKFHALTSHDGEVFLSGALNALASNLMKIANDIRWLASGPRCGIGELNIPENEPGSSIMPGKVNPTQSEAMTMVAVQVMGNHTTISVSASQGNFELNVFKPVIAYNILQSIKLLSDTMLAFNDKCAIGIEPNDKNIEKYLNDSLMLVTALNPYIGYENAAKIAKTAHKNGTTLKEEAIALGLLSEEEFNNYIIPKEMTYPKS, from the coding sequence ATGAATTATAGAATTGAAAAAGATACAATGGGAGAGATAAAAGTTCCCAATGATAAATATTGGGCTGCACAAACCCAAAGAAGTATTGAAAATTTTCCAATAGGTAATGAAAAAATGCCTACAGAGATAATAGAAGGTTTTGCATATCTTAAAAAAGCTTGCGCAGTTGTAAATAATGATTTAAAAAGGCTTGAAGATAATAAATGTGAAGCAATAATAAAAGCTTGCGATGAAGTATTAGATAAAAAACTTGATGGAAACTTTCCTTTAGTTGTATGGCAAACAGGTTCAGGTACTCAATCAAATATGAATATGAATGAAGTTGTAGCAAATAGAGCAACTGAAATTCTTGGATATGATTTTAGAAAAGAAAAATATGTTCATCCAAATGATGATGTAAACAAAGGTCAAAGTTCAAATGACACCTATCCTACTGCAATGAGAATCTCTTTTGTTTTAGAACTACAAAAACAATTAATACCAGCAATTGAAACTTTAAGAGATACCCTACAATTAAAAAGTGAAAAATTTAATGATATTGTAAAAATAGGAAGAACTCACTTGCAAGATGCAACACCTTTAACATTAGGACAAGAACTTTCAGGATATGTTGATATGTTAACTAAAGCCTTAATGCAAATAGACGATAGTATGAAATACTTAGTAGAGCTTGCAATTGGGGGTACTGCTGTTGGTACAGGATTGAATTCTCATCCTGAGTTTTCAAATATGGTTTGTGAAGTTTTAAATAAACACACAAATACTCAATATAGATTTAAATCTCACCCTAACAAATTCCATGCATTAACATCACATGATGGAGAAGTATTTTTAAGTGGTGCATTAAATGCTCTTGCTTCAAACCTTATGAAAATAGCAAATGACATTAGATGGTTAGCAAGTGGTCCTAGATGTGGAATTGGAGAACTTAATATACCTGAAAATGAACCAGGAAGTTCTATTATGCCAGGAAAAGTAAATCCAACACAAAGTGAAGCTATGACTATGGTAGCAGTGCAAGTTATGGGTAATCATACAACAATTTCAGTAAGTGCTAGTCAAGGTAACTTTGAATTAAATGTATTTAAACCAGTTATTGCTTATAACATCTTACAGTCAATAAAACTTTTAAGTGATACTATGCTTGCTTTTAATGATAAATGTGCAATTGGTATTGAACCAAATGATAAAAATATAGAAAAATATCTTAATGACTCTTTAATGCTTGTAACAGCATTAAACCCTTATATTGGTTATGAAAATGCTGCTAAAATAGCAAAAACAGCTCATAAAAATGGTACAACATTAAAAGAAGAAGCAATTGCGTTAGGCTTATTGTCTGAAGAGGAATTTAATAATTATATCATACCAAAAGAGATGACTTATCCAAAAAGTTAA
- the cydB gene encoding cytochrome d ubiquinol oxidase subunit II, with the protein MFEELTLLQLQQYWWIIISLLGGLFAFIMFVQGGQTLLGRISKGDEVLKTMLINSLGRKWELGFTTLVLFGGALFAAFPLFYSTSFGGAYWVWISILFCFIIQAVSYEYRKKEDNFLGQKTYEIFLYINGSLGVILLGIAIATFFSGSNFSVDENNFSHWDSSLRGLEAAFNLFNLSLGFSLFFLVRITGALYFINNIDNNTIRQRAIKSIKIDMPIFLVFFLIFLFYLFTKDGFAYDSNGIMFIQEYKYFINFIEMPIVFFMFLVGVLFVVVAVFLTIHFNKTCCIKTGGLGVVLTVMALFLNVGLNNTSYYPSISSLQSSLTIVNSSGSHYTLTTMSYVSLMVPFVLAYIIYVWYQMDRVKITKEEMESSSHNY; encoded by the coding sequence ATGTTTGAAGAACTTACATTATTACAATTACAACAATATTGGTGGATTATAATCTCTTTACTTGGTGGTTTATTTGCTTTTATAATGTTTGTACAAGGGGGACAAACTTTATTAGGACGAATCTCAAAAGGTGATGAAGTTTTAAAAACAATGCTGATAAATTCACTTGGTAGAAAATGGGAATTGGGTTTTACTACATTGGTTCTTTTTGGTGGAGCTTTATTTGCAGCATTTCCTTTATTTTATTCTACAAGTTTCGGAGGAGCCTATTGGGTTTGGATCTCAATTCTTTTTTGTTTTATTATTCAAGCTGTTAGTTATGAGTATAGAAAAAAAGAAGATAATTTTTTAGGTCAAAAAACTTATGAAATATTTTTATATATAAATGGTAGTTTGGGAGTTATTCTTTTAGGTATTGCAATTGCAACATTTTTTTCAGGTTCAAACTTTAGTGTTGATGAAAATAATTTCTCTCATTGGGATAGTTCTTTAAGGGGCTTAGAAGCTGCATTTAATCTTTTTAATTTATCTTTAGGTTTCTCACTTTTTTTCTTAGTTAGAATAACAGGAGCTTTATATTTTATAAATAATATAGATAATAATACTATTAGACAAAGAGCGATAAAAAGTATAAAAATTGATATGCCAATATTTTTAGTTTTTTTCTTAATTTTTTTATTTTATCTTTTTACAAAAGATGGTTTTGCTTATGATTCAAACGGAATTATGTTTATTCAAGAGTATAAATATTTTATAAATTTTATTGAGATGCCAATTGTTTTTTTCATGTTTCTTGTGGGTGTTTTATTTGTTGTAGTTGCAGTATTTCTTACTATACATTTTAATAAAACATGCTGCATTAAAACAGGTGGTTTAGGTGTAGTTTTAACCGTAATGGCACTATTTTTAAATGTGGGATTAAATAATACCTCATATTATCCATCTATTTCAAGTTTACAGAGTTCTTTAACTATTGTAAATAGTTCAGGTAGCCATTATACATTAACTACAATGTCTTATGTTTCTTTGATGGTACCATTTGTTTTAGCCTATATTATTTATGTTTGGTATCAAATGGATAGAGTAAAAATTACAAAAGAAGAGATGGAAAGTTCATCTCACAATTATTAG
- a CDS encoding NifB/NifX family molybdenum-iron cluster-binding protein, protein MITFPVKTDKENAAVSPLFGKAKYFAFYDGKDLRVEKNPYEKGSQLVNWFLEKGVDKIVIKEMGSKPFNKVIQTNIKVLFAGEGRVTTNDVIKSFDENLLKELSPDELKNIIKEHESNKESSSCGSHSHDHNHDHEKNERACHKKIRAQNPYIFK, encoded by the coding sequence ATGATTACATTTCCAGTAAAAACGGATAAAGAGAACGCGGCGGTTTCACCACTATTTGGAAAAGCAAAATATTTTGCTTTTTATGATGGAAAAGATTTAAGAGTTGAAAAGAACCCATATGAAAAAGGTTCACAACTTGTAAATTGGTTTTTAGAAAAAGGTGTTGATAAAATAGTTATTAAAGAGATGGGATCAAAACCTTTTAATAAAGTTATTCAAACGAATATAAAAGTTTTATTTGCAGGAGAGGGTAGAGTAACAACTAATGATGTTATAAAAAGTTTTGATGAAAATCTATTAAAAGAACTTTCACCTGATGAATTAAAAAATATAATCAAAGAACATGAATCAAATAAAGAAAGTTCTTCATGCGGAAGTCATAGTCATGATCATAATCATGACCATGAAAAAAATGAAAGAGCTTGTCATAAAAAAATTAGAGCACAAAACCCATATATTTTTAAATAA
- a CDS encoding cytochrome ubiquinol oxidase subunit I produces MEEHLIDWSRAQFALTAIYHWLFIPLTLGLGFIVAFMETIYVKTGDEFWKKITKFWMGLFAINFAIGVATGIIMEFEFGTNWANYSWFVGDIFGAPLAVEGILAFFMESTFFAVMFFGWDKVTKGFHLLSTWLVAIGSNLSALWILVANGWMQYPVGMKFNPDTVRNEMSNFWDVILSPVAIIKFLHTISSGYIVASLFVVGISAWFLLKRREITFAKRSIVVGAAFGVITSIFVILTGDESAHQVALKQPVKLAAMEGLYEGKEKAGLVGIGVLNPKKNVNNDEETYLFEIEAPYALSFLAYHDINAFVPGLKDLVYGNKEYEIESVESKIQKGKIAIEALKNYKKAKKENNVSNMQKFEKTLEENIKYFGYGHLEKPEDIVPPVGITFYSFHIMVALGSWFLVLFSLILYFTLKQDILLRKKLLISAVASIPLGYIASEAGWIVAEVGRQPWAIQDLMPVGIAVTDIASSNVQITFFMFAFLFTALLIAEIKIMIKQIKLGIEGGH; encoded by the coding sequence ATGGAAGAGCATTTAATAGATTGGTCAAGGGCTCAATTTGCATTAACTGCAATATACCATTGGCTTTTTATTCCATTAACTCTTGGATTAGGTTTTATTGTTGCTTTTATGGAAACAATATATGTTAAAACAGGTGATGAATTTTGGAAAAAAATTACAAAATTTTGGATGGGATTATTTGCTATTAATTTTGCAATAGGAGTTGCTACAGGTATTATAATGGAGTTTGAGTTTGGTACTAACTGGGCAAATTACTCTTGGTTTGTAGGGGATATATTTGGTGCACCTTTAGCTGTTGAAGGGATATTAGCTTTCTTTATGGAATCAACTTTTTTTGCAGTAATGTTTTTTGGCTGGGATAAAGTTACTAAAGGTTTTCATCTTTTATCAACTTGGTTGGTTGCAATTGGGTCAAATTTGAGTGCACTTTGGATTTTAGTTGCTAATGGTTGGATGCAATATCCTGTGGGTATGAAGTTTAATCCAGATACTGTAAGAAATGAGATGTCAAATTTTTGGGATGTAATTCTTTCGCCAGTTGCTATAATCAAATTTTTACATACTATATCAAGTGGTTATATTGTAGCTTCATTATTTGTTGTTGGTATATCTGCTTGGTTTTTATTAAAAAGAAGAGAAATTACCTTTGCAAAAAGATCAATTGTTGTTGGAGCAGCATTTGGGGTAATAACTTCAATTTTTGTTATTCTAACAGGTGATGAATCAGCCCATCAAGTTGCTTTAAAACAACCAGTAAAATTAGCTGCAATGGAAGGTTTATATGAGGGGAAAGAAAAAGCTGGATTAGTAGGGATAGGTGTTTTAAACCCTAAGAAAAATGTTAATAATGATGAAGAAACATATCTTTTTGAAATAGAAGCACCTTATGCTCTATCTTTTTTAGCATATCATGATATAAATGCCTTTGTTCCAGGTTTAAAAGATTTAGTTTATGGAAATAAGGAATATGAAATTGAATCTGTAGAATCTAAAATACAAAAAGGTAAAATAGCAATTGAAGCATTAAAAAATTATAAAAAAGCTAAAAAAGAGAATAATGTTTCAAATATGCAAAAATTTGAAAAAACTTTAGAAGAAAATATTAAGTATTTTGGATATGGACACTTAGAAAAACCAGAGGATATTGTACCACCTGTTGGAATTACATTTTATTCTTTTCATATAATGGTTGCTTTAGGTAGTTGGTTTTTAGTTCTTTTTAGTTTGATTTTATATTTTACATTAAAACAAGATATTTTATTAAGAAAAAAATTACTTATTAGTGCAGTTGCATCTATACCTTTAGGTTATATTGCAAGTGAAGCAGGTTGGATTGTTGCAGAGGTTGGTAGACAGCCTTGGGCAATACAAGATTTAATGCCAGTTGGTATTGCAGTTACTGATATCGCATCTTCTAATGTACAAATTACATTCTTTATGTTTGCCTTTTTATTTACAGCACTTTTAATTGCTGAAATAAAAATTATGATAAAACAGATAAAACTTGGAATAGAAGGGGGACACTAA
- a CDS encoding cache domain-containing protein, with translation MKNSNEKLILLIIKYTPPFFIILLSIVITIILFENTKNVFKKEKEITQKQFIENNKKVIKNDVNHLYDFIKKEQALTEQKLKENLKERINEAYSIVMNIYKENKHLGKKRVTKLIKDALREIRFNNGRGYFFIYSFDYECILLPINRKLEGTNFYNFQDSKGLYLTREIIKRIKNQNEAFLTWSYHKPDDMEKQYKKLGFNKYFEPYKWFIGTGEYVDEFENDLKEKILKYIKNYNFTNNEYFFVINYEGKYLNHIDEDLIGTNAYEIGNTKSKDINKIINASRNNSSNFVSYIQLKSPYKNTPTKKTSYVKGLDNWNWVIGKGFYENEVNKIIKEEENLINKRLRDNLKQLILFTIVLTIILLIISFYMSKFLKKQFRNYQHQIEDNLKELTKQQEILAQQSKLAAIGTMIGNIAHQWRQPLSLISTIATGTKLKKEMNSLDDKELEEGLETINQTTQYLSKTIDDFRNFFNSNKIKKDFSIKEAFENCFNLINVQFKNHNIEITKNITDTTIFGIQTELVQVLINILNNSRDELLKLDNQKRIILIDTKEENQELIIQIKDNAGGIDEKILKHLFEPYFTTKHQSQGTGIGLYMSEEIIVKHMRGSITIENTEFIYKNIQCKGALVTIKLKLHK, from the coding sequence ATGAAAAATTCAAATGAAAAACTCATTCTTTTAATTATTAAATATACACCACCATTTTTTATAATACTTCTGTCTATTGTAATCACTATTATATTATTTGAAAATACTAAAAATGTTTTTAAAAAAGAAAAGGAAATAACACAAAAACAATTTATTGAAAACAATAAAAAGGTTATAAAAAATGATGTTAATCATTTATATGATTTTATAAAAAAAGAGCAAGCATTAACTGAACAAAAACTAAAAGAAAATCTTAAAGAACGAATAAACGAAGCTTATTCTATTGTAATGAATATTTATAAAGAAAATAAACATCTAGGTAAAAAAAGAGTAACTAAACTGATAAAAGATGCTCTTAGAGAGATAAGATTTAATAATGGTAGAGGGTATTTCTTTATCTATTCTTTTGATTATGAATGTATCTTATTACCAATAAATAGAAAACTAGAAGGAACAAATTTTTATAATTTTCAAGATTCAAAAGGTTTATATTTAACAAGAGAAATCATCAAGAGAATAAAAAATCAAAATGAAGCATTTTTAACTTGGTCATACCATAAACCAGATGATATGGAAAAACAATATAAAAAACTAGGTTTTAATAAATACTTTGAACCCTATAAATGGTTTATTGGTACTGGTGAATATGTTGATGAGTTTGAAAATGATTTAAAAGAAAAGATATTAAAATATATAAAAAACTACAACTTTACGAATAATGAATATTTTTTTGTAATCAATTATGAAGGGAAATACCTTAACCATATAGATGAAGATTTAATAGGTACAAACGCTTATGAAATAGGTAATACAAAATCAAAAGATATAAACAAGATAATTAATGCATCAAGAAATAACTCTTCAAACTTTGTTTCTTATATACAATTAAAAAGTCCTTATAAAAATACTCCTACAAAAAAAACTAGCTATGTAAAAGGTCTAGATAATTGGAATTGGGTAATAGGAAAAGGTTTCTATGAAAATGAAGTTAATAAGATTATAAAAGAGGAAGAAAACTTAATCAATAAACGATTGAGAGACAATCTAAAGCAGCTTATATTATTTACAATTGTTTTAACTATAATTTTACTTATTATCTCTTTTTATATGTCAAAATTTTTAAAGAAACAATTTAGAAATTACCAACATCAAATTGAAGATAATTTAAAAGAATTAACTAAACAACAAGAGATATTAGCACAACAATCAAAACTTGCAGCAATTGGTACAATGATTGGTAATATAGCCCACCAATGGAGACAACCTTTATCTCTTATCTCTACAATTGCTACAGGCACAAAATTAAAAAAAGAGATGAATTCTCTTGATGATAAAGAATTAGAAGAAGGTTTAGAAACAATAAACCAAACAACCCAATATCTATCAAAAACTATAGATGACTTTAGAAATTTTTTTAATTCTAATAAAATAAAAAAAGACTTCTCTATAAAAGAAGCCTTTGAAAACTGCTTTAATCTAATTAATGTTCAATTTAAAAACCATAACATTGAAATCACTAAAAATATAACTGATACTACTATTTTCGGTATACAAACAGAATTAGTTCAAGTTTTAATCAATATATTAAATAATTCAAGAGATGAGTTACTAAAATTAGATAACCAAAAAAGAATTATTTTAATAGATACTAAAGAAGAAAATCAAGAACTAATAATACAAATAAAAGATAATGCTGGTGGAATAGATGAAAAAATCTTAAAACACCTTTTTGAACCATATTTTACTACAAAACATCAATCACAAGGAACAGGTATTGGACTTTATATGAGTGAAGAGATAATTGTAAAACATATGAGAGGTTCAATAACTATTGAAAATACTGAATTTATTTATAAAAATATTCAATGTAAAGGTGCACTTGTTACTATTAAATTAAAACTTCACAAATAA
- a CDS encoding ATP-binding cassette domain-containing protein, with translation MIKVRNISTAFDKKIVHDNISFDIKKGEIFGILGGSGSGKSVLLRQIIMLDEIQSGTIEIFGKNINSLNMKQRHNVKKDWGVLFQFGALFSSLTVLENIGIMLKENTNFSQDLIDDIAYTKLNMVGLDPSVGKLYPEELSGGMKKRVALARALALDPKILFLDEPTSGLDPASAKAFDTLIAQLRDMLDLTVVIITHELNTIKNVLDRFLIISNTKLAITGTYEEAKNANNPVINKFLKL, from the coding sequence GTGATAAAAGTAAGAAATATCTCAACAGCATTTGATAAAAAAATAGTTCACGACAATATCTCATTTGATATAAAAAAAGGTGAAATTTTTGGAATACTTGGAGGAAGTGGTAGTGGTAAAAGTGTACTTCTTCGTCAAATTATTATGTTAGATGAGATTCAAAGTGGCACGATAGAGATTTTTGGGAAAAATATAAATAGTTTAAATATGAAGCAAAGACATAATGTAAAAAAAGATTGGGGTGTACTTTTTCAGTTCGGTGCCCTATTCTCTTCTTTAACTGTACTTGAAAATATAGGTATTATGTTAAAAGAAAATACAAATTTTTCACAAGATCTAATAGATGATATAGCATATACAAAATTAAATATGGTGGGATTAGACCCAAGTGTTGGAAAACTTTATCCTGAAGAGTTAAGTGGAGGTATGAAAAAAAGAGTTGCACTAGCAAGAGCTTTAGCACTTGATCCTAAAATACTTTTTTTAGATGAACCAACTTCAGGTTTAGACCCAGCTAGTGCAAAAGCATTTGATACTTTAATTGCACAATTAAGAGATATGTTAGATTTAACTGTAGTAATAATTACCCATGAATTAAATACAATAAAAAATGTTTTAGATAGATTTTTAATAATCTCAAATACAAAACTAGCCATAACTGGAACATATGAAGAAGCTAAAAATGCAAATAATCCAGTTATAAATAAATTTTTAAAATTATAA
- a CDS encoding MlaD family protein, with amino-acid sequence MENKAKYTTVGLFVLTFSVAMVAFVLWLARYDVDEITAREYRIYSANSVAGLNKNSIIQYKGLNIGTVKDIRVNPKNLEEIEIILKITQPQLIKVDSFAIIESQGVTGNKLIEISGGSQDSEILEQNKELNYTKIPLKKSFLDKITSSAGNITSNVETLLKRIELLLNDKNIKNIENILSNSSDSTKNLNILLNKANKLVETSLPKTLNNIDKMTNSIDDVVKKDISNVAKEVDILAKNFNSISSDIKIIINEDVRFLLEDLRKTAKSSQNIDEVLNKLENTIEKIDSTIEDFNENGGNMIFNTREIPYGPGEKND; translated from the coding sequence TTGGAAAATAAAGCTAAATATACTACTGTCGGACTTTTTGTTTTAACTTTTTCTGTTGCAATGGTTGCATTTGTACTTTGGCTTGCCAGATATGATGTTGATGAAATAACTGCAAGAGAATATAGAATCTATAGTGCAAACTCAGTTGCTGGATTAAATAAAAACTCTATAATTCAATATAAGGGCTTAAATATTGGTACAGTAAAAGATATTAGAGTAAATCCAAAAAATCTAGAAGAGATAGAGATTATACTTAAAATCACTCAACCTCAGTTAATAAAAGTTGATAGTTTTGCTATCATTGAATCACAAGGTGTAACAGGGAATAAACTTATAGAGATAAGTGGAGGTAGTCAAGATTCTGAGATTTTAGAACAAAATAAAGAACTTAACTATACAAAAATACCATTAAAAAAATCATTCTTAGATAAAATAACTTCAAGTGCAGGAAATATTACATCAAATGTTGAAACACTTTTAAAAAGAATTGAATTATTACTAAACGATAAAAATATAAAAAATATCGAAAATATTTTAAGTAACAGTAGTGACTCTACAAAAAATTTAAATATATTATTAAATAAAGCTAATAAACTAGTTGAAACCTCTCTTCCTAAAACATTAAATAATATTGATAAGATGACAAATAGTATTGATGATGTAGTAAAAAAAGATATATCAAATGTTGCTAAAGAGGTTGATATTTTAGCTAAAAATTTCAATTCTATTAGTTCAGACATTAAAATAATTATAAATGAAGATGTTAGGTTTTTATTAGAAGATTTAAGAAAAACTGCTAAATCTTCTCAAAATATTGACGAAGTATTAAATAAACTAGAAAACACTATTGAAAAAATCGATTCTACAATTGAAGATTTCAATGAAAATGGTGGAAATATGATATTTAATACAAGAGAGATTCCATATGGTCCAGGAGAAAAAAATGATTAA
- a CDS encoding DUF4492 domain-containing protein: protein MNKYNKILNLYIDGFKNLTLGKTLWKIVIIKILIIFTILNLFIYDKSINSEYKSNSQKIEFVYKNLTKE, encoded by the coding sequence ATGAACAAATACAATAAAATATTAAATTTATATATCGATGGTTTTAAAAACCTTACTTTAGGAAAAACTTTATGGAAAATAGTAATTATTAAAATACTTATAATATTTACTATACTTAACCTTTTTATATATGATAAATCAATAAATAGTGAATATAAATCTAATAGTCAAAAAATTGAATTTGTTTATAAGAATTTGACAAAGGAATAG
- a CDS encoding fumarate hydratase: MGKITENDIKQSIADAVQYISYYHPEDFVKGMVEAYEKEKSESAKNAIGQILINSKMCAMGHRPLCQDTGSVNVFIKVGTKAQLDITNELEDIINAGVAQGYTHPDNTLRYSIVSDPAGERKNTKNNTPAVIHYSVDNSDKIEITVAAKGGGSENKSKFTVLNPSDSVYDWVMENVAQMGAGWCPPGILGIGIGGNPEKAMLMAKESLMGHVDIHELKERGPKNAVEELRLKLYEDINKIGIGAQGLGGITTVLDVKILDYPCHAASLPVAMIPNCAATRHIHFELDGNGAAKFEKPDLDLWPDIELPMDTIKKVNIEDLTKEKLQEFKSGDTLLLSGKILTARDAAHKKIVEYKNANKPLPNGVDLKDRFIYYVGPVDPVRDEKVGPAGPTTSTRMDKFTKDMMEIGIMGMIGKAERKQPTIDLIKEYKSMYLIATGGAAYLISQSIKDAKVLAFEEMGMEAIYEFEVKDMPVTVAVDTEGNSIHTTGPQKWRTI, from the coding sequence ATGGGAAAAATCACAGAGAATGATATAAAACAAAGTATAGCAGATGCAGTACAATATATTTCGTACTACCATCCAGAAGATTTCGTAAAAGGTATGGTAGAAGCATACGAAAAAGAGAAAAGTGAATCAGCAAAAAATGCAATAGGACAAATCTTAATAAACTCAAAAATGTGTGCAATGGGACATAGACCACTTTGTCAAGATACAGGAAGTGTAAATGTATTTATAAAAGTAGGTACAAAAGCACAACTTGATATAACAAATGAATTAGAAGATATTATCAATGCAGGTGTAGCTCAAGGATATACTCACCCAGATAATACTCTAAGATACTCAATTGTAAGTGACCCAGCAGGTGAGAGAAAAAATACAAAAAATAATACTCCAGCAGTAATCCACTATAGTGTAGATAACTCAGATAAAATAGAGATAACAGTTGCAGCAAAAGGTGGAGGAAGTGAAAATAAATCTAAATTCACTGTATTAAATCCATCAGATAGTGTATATGATTGGGTAATGGAAAATGTAGCACAAATGGGAGCAGGATGGTGTCCTCCAGGAATCTTAGGTATTGGTATTGGTGGTAATCCAGAAAAAGCAATGCTTATGGCTAAAGAATCTTTAATGGGTCATGTGGATATTCATGAACTTAAAGAAAGAGGACCTAAAAATGCAGTTGAAGAGTTAAGACTTAAATTGTATGAAGATATTAATAAAATAGGAATTGGTGCACAAGGACTTGGTGGTATTACAACTGTATTAGATGTAAAAATCTTAGATTATCCCTGTCACGCCGCTTCATTACCAGTAGCTATGATTCCAAACTGTGCAGCTACTAGACATATTCATTTTGAATTAGATGGTAATGGAGCTGCTAAATTTGAGAAACCAGATTTAGACCTATGGCCAGATATTGAATTACCAATGGATACTATTAAAAAAGTAAATATAGAAGATTTAACAAAAGAGAAACTACAAGAGTTTAAATCAGGTGACACTTTACTATTAAGTGGGAAAATCTTAACTGCAAGAGATGCAGCTCATAAAAAAATAGTTGAATATAAAAATGCCAATAAACCATTACCAAATGGAGTAGATTTAAAAGATAGATTTATTTACTATGTTGGACCAGTTGATCCAGTAAGAGATGAAAAGGTTGGACCTGCGGGACCTACTACATCAACAAGAATGGATAAATTTACAAAAGATATGATGGAAATTGGAATCATGGGAATGATTGGTAAGGCTGAAAGAAAGCAACCAACAATTGATTTAATTAAAGAGTACAAATCTATGTATCTAATTGCAACAGGTGGAGCAGCTTATTTAATTTCTCAATCTATTAAAGATGCAAAAGTATTAGCATTTGAAGAGATGGGAATGGAAGCTATTTATGAATTTGAGGTTAAAGATATGCCTGTTACTGTTGCTGTTGACACAGAGGGGAACTCTATTCATACTACTGGGCCACAGAAGTGGAGAACTATTTAA